A portion of the Oncorhynchus gorbuscha isolate QuinsamMale2020 ecotype Even-year linkage group LG07, OgorEven_v1.0, whole genome shotgun sequence genome contains these proteins:
- the LOC124039935 gene encoding zinc finger protein 518A-like, with protein MEEDLKTLDDPAESHDDMEAEEEKELAKDHTGQKFDQFPGLPYSDQCDPDETSVEESGSRKTARKASKSPCKIQQGAVFSGKILSFGCSECKGDSTYSPNDLLKHFQGAHKGTLPTYPCDLCGFVTNEFPALQRHRIGHRNTLVTCEICNDDVQYSLLLLTRHYIMSHSQNGHFHCEKCEFSTVDAGTFVQHIHHHNESRLKCVKCQHVSSSRGEHQRHLKLHSGTFPFTCQVCGYGAARREYLTKHMVTVHGEEAGKKNKWRATEDRNNTLVNSSSGLKLLLKKSPAAGGQSKESQWMSKLNSLPGVGLLDQNGRLLNPEKTLEETQQFLERAVGVKQDCKKRVKGTLKNEQQFDSQAVSSIPPPKSPESDDSYEADTLNPNSNGLTVLMVKNKISIPPNCTTKVMGFKMVDGKKHLVLKVIPTAKPESSAENRMLCRAQERGCPIIDATSDGNQCSDSAENWENSSTSFPYMTVLSPSGTDRDAAISVQVKPEEEDISIEEMLPILEKLPQKMAQKAKHTEQQRNGEKHKFKDEQIPSLAVSPMTKESDHSTIQNGKLNNNTSSIANQSNNSELGDKMSAYSSPNVTAVEVVSAKMLTDKTMPSESANETMLPKPVSEETISMLRVGDLNTATADKISDPITENCPVPNGETLPSNDKPKKTAPGPMTGDILPSDNTVENNHSIIKEMVPTDFTANKSNSCVATKTKTETLSPDLMLQLESHPAESDNSKETDANAENLNSPNQEVFSFHNYSKETSSISSNSTQPCEHPSELLTEDESVWMKESPEWSLTLAASPQPPDEGNGEVESAEETETAMETVSDGDIEVDECIATVDLATPVAAEIDNHGHSGSKHQVQTTVKMEEESVPVSERVTGSINSLAVLGRILEEHSDAIINHQLEKDRIGCSAASHDSVKPPKTMLRILKTAEGKQQMFLQTAENQFAVPVQLQGNTGFKLITKCSAPQINVSYVKPGIEMQNHTTGLALTLNGGRFSILGHTLGASEKGAMPLSAIQPGASTSTSNYLVNSTAFKGNMLLSDAAHGSPGENTIKSLQTCYLVQRPVPVTQPPHNAGSKLASSMSQSPLLSRPVLAMSANSVNKLTALHTGRQAFLVRYISPAKSGMLLNSLDGKSVNQKGQPNENRGNKVVYKIVRTANGSTFLAGAAHSSANKPIYLATNSTQMPCFLMSSNNVSTGGQKLVPIQNTSHKPVTASKLSNLLSPQSNMQGRVRQQVGIDGLNKLPLTPRPSRQLSQRKRHRKALFDELPEHLPKVKRLSSKAVTEKRAPSLWVPVPKDAERTLRLYPFSSLQEIKCPRRNQPVVVLNHPDADIPEVASIMRSANKYKGAVSKVALSQKTVQALSELCPTGRLGKSSKVKCPSSQSCGSRLRPSESRVRERFLLKLKFKKTSRKKYEVVKSLSRCAERSSMFACWFCGRLFNNQEEWIGHGQRHLMEATRDWNKPF; from the coding sequence atggaagaggaccTGAAAACACTGGATGATCCTGCTGAAAGCCATGACGACATGGAGGCTGAGGAAGAAAAGGAATTGGCAAAGGACCACACCGGCCAGAAGTTTGATCAATTTCCTGGGTTGCCATATAGTGACCAATGTGACCCTGATGAAACATCTGTTGAAGAGTCAGGTAGTCGCAAGACAGCCAGAAAAGCATCTAAGTCACCATGTAAAATACAGCAAGGTGCAGTCTTCTCTGGAAAAATACTTAGCTTTGGGTGTTCAGAGTGTAAGGGTGACTCTACCTACAGCCCCAATGATCTCCTCAAACATTTTCAGGGGGCCCACAAGGGGACCCTGCCGACGTATCCGTGTGACTTGTGTGGCTTTGTTACAAATGAGTTCCCTGCACTTCAGCGCCATCGGATCGGGCACAGGAACACTTTAGTCACATGCGAGATCTGTAATGATGATGTACAgtactctctcctcctgctcactAGACACTATATCATGTCTCACAGCCAAAATGGCCACTTTCACTGTGAAAAATGTGAGTTTTCAACAGTTGATGCAGGGACATTTGTTCAGCACATCCATCATCACAATGAGAGCCGGCTCAAATGTGTGAAATGTCAACATGTGAGCTCTAGCCGAGGTGAGCACCAGAGGCACCTAAAACTCCACTCGGGTACCTTCCCCTTCACGTGTCAGGTCTGTGGATATGGGGCAGCACGGAGAGAATACCTCACAAAGCACATGGTAACTGTCCATGGTGAGGAAGCAGGCAAGAAAAATAAATGGAGAGCAACGGAGGACCGCAACAATACCCTGGTAAACTCCTCTTCAGGATTAAAACTCCTGCTGAAGAAAAGCCCAGCTGCAGGTGGTCAATCCAAGGAATCCCAGTGGATGTCCAAACTGAATTCTCTTCCTGGAGTAGGTTTACTTGACCAAAATGGAAGGTTGTTGAACCCAGAGAAAACATTGGAGGAAACCCAACAGTTCCTTGAAAGGGCTGTGGGTGTGAAACAGGACTGTAAGAAGCGGGTCAAAGGGACTCTTAAAAATGAGCAACAATTTGACTCCCAGGCTGTATCATCGATACCACCACCTAAGTCCCCGGAAAGTGATGACAGTTATGAGGCTGATACCCTAAACCCGAACTCCAATGGACTAACTGTTCTCATGGTCAAAAATAAAATCTCTATTCCACCTAACTGTACTACAAAAGTAATGGGGTTCAAAATGGTTGACGGCAAAAAGCATTTAGTTCTCAAAGTTATACCAACAGCAAAGCCTGAGTCCTCTGCAGAAAATAGAATGTTATGTAGAGCGCAAGAGAGAGGCTGCCCAATTATAGACGCTACCTCCGATGGAAATCAATGCTCAGATTCGGCTGAAAATTGGGAAAATTCAAGTACTAGCTTCCCTTACATGACAGTTCTAAGCCCTTCAGGGACTGATCGAGATGCTGCAATTTCAGTTCAAGTGAAACCAGAGGAAGAGGACATTAGCATTGAGGAGATGTTGCCCATACTGGAGAAACTACCACAGAAAATGGCACAGAAAGCAAAACACACAGAGCAGCAGAGGAATGGTGAAAAACATAAGTTTAAGGATGAACAGATTCCTTCCTTGGCAGTTTCTCCAATGACCAAAGAGTCAGATCACTCCACGATTCAGAACGGTAAACTGAATAACAATACATCATCAATTGCTAATCAGTCGAATAATTCTGAGTTGGGAGACAAAATGTCTGCTTATTCAAGCCCTAATGTGACTGCTGTGGAGGTCGTTTCAGCCAAAATGCTCACAGATAAGACCATGCCCTCTGAATCCGCTAATGAGACCATGCTTCCCAAACCAGTCTCTGAAGAAACTATCAGCATGCTTAGAGTTGGTGACCTGAATACAGCTACAGCTGATAAGATCAGTGACCCCATCACTGAAAATTGCCCTGTGCCCAATGGAGAGACGTTACCATCCAATGACAAACCTAAGAAGACTGCCCCAGGACCCATGACTGGTGACATCCTACCTTCTGATAATACTGTTGAAAATAATCATTCAATTATCAAGGAGATGGTTCCTACTGATTTTACTGCCAATAAGAGTAATTCCTGTGTAGCGACTAAGACTAAAACTGAAACTTTATCTCCAGATCTGATGCTACAACTGGAGTCACACCCAGCTGAATCCGACAACTCCAAAGAGACTGATGCTAATGCTGAAAATCTTAATTCTCCCAACCAAGAGGTGTTCAGTTTTCATAATTACTCAAAGGAAACATCAAGCATTTCCTCCAACTCAACACAACCTTGTGAACATCCATCAGAGCTTTTGACAGAGGATGAAAGTGTTTGGATGAAAGAGTCACCTGAATGGAGCTTGACATTGGCTGCATCTCCACAACCTCCAGATGAGGGGAATGGGGAAGTGGAGTCTGCAGAAGAGACTGAGACTGCAATGGAGACAGTGTCAGATGGTGACATTGAGGTTGATGAGTGCATAGCTACTGTAGATCTGGCCACCCCAGTGGCAGCTGAGATAGATAATCATGGACACTCTGGGTCTAAACACCAAGTCCAAACTACAGTAAaaatggaggaggagagtgttCCTGTGTCAGAAAGGGTAACAGGGAGCATAAATAGTTTGGCCGTCTTGGGTCGCATACTGGAGGAGCATTCAGATGCTATCATTAACCACCAGCTTGAGAAAGATAGAATAGGCTGCTCAGCTGCTAGCCATGATTCTGTTAAGCCACCTAAGACTATGCTAAGGATCCTTAAAACTGCAGAGGGAAAGCAACAGATGTTCTTACAGACTGCAGAGAACCAGTTTGCTGTACCTGTGCAGCTCCAAGGCAACACAGGGTTCAAGCTGATAACCAAATGCTCTGCTCCTCAGATCAATGTGTCCTATGTTAAGCCAGGAATTGAAATGCAGAATCACACCACAGGGTTGGCACTCACCCTCAATGGTGGAAGGTTCAGCATTCTAGGACATACTTTAGGTGCTAGTGAAAAAGGTGCAATGCCGTTATCTGCTATTCAGCCTGGAGCCAGTACGAGTACAAGCAACTACCTAGTCAACAGCACAGCTTTTAAGGGAAATATGCTGTTGTCAGACGCAGCACATGGTTCTCCTGGAGAAAATACCATAAAATCACTGCAGACTTGTTACTTAGTACAGAGACCAGTCCCTGTAACCCAGCCCCCCCACAATGCAGGTAGCAAATTAGCAAGCTCAATGTCTCAATCTCCACTCTTGTCCCGTCCAGTTTTGGCAATGTCTGCGAACTCGGTGAACAAATTAACTGCATTGCACACTGGGCGACAAGCCTTCTTGGTTAGATATATCTCTCCAGCTAAGTCAGGGATGCTTCTGAATAGTCTTGATGGGAAGTCTGTGAACCAGAAAGGTCAACCTAATGAAAACCGAGGAAATAAAGTTGTTTATAAGATCGTCAGAACTGCCAATGGTAGCACATTTCTTGCTGGTGCTGCACACTCCTCTGCCAACAAGCCCATTTATCTGGCCACAAATTCCACACAGATGCCCTGTTTTCTGATGTCATCAAATAATGTCTCTACTGGAGGGCAAAAACTGGTACCCATACAAAATACCTCCCACAAACCTGTCACAGCCTCCAAGCTCTCAAATCTTCTGTCCCCCCAATCCAACATGCAAGGTAGGGTCAGACAGCAAGTGGGCATAGATGGTCTGAATAAATTGCCCCTTACCCCAAGGCCAAGTCGCCAGCTAAGTCAAAGGAAGAGACACAGGAAAGCGTTGTTTGATGAACTTCCAGAGCACTTGCCTAAAGTGAAGAGGCTCTCGAGCAAGGCAGTAACTGAGAAAAGGGCTCCCTCGCTCTGGGTGCCTGTACCCAAAGATGCAGAGAGGACTCTGAGACTGTACCCATTCAGTTCACTACAAGAGATAAAATGCCCTCGACGAAATCAGCCGGTAGTGGTTCTCAACCATCCCGATGCCGACATTCCTGAAGTGGCCAGTATTATGAGGTCTGCTAACAAGTACAAAGGTGCTGTTTCCAAGGTGGCACTGTCCCAAAAAACGGTTCAAGCTCTCTCTGAACTCTGCCCGACTGGACGTCTGGGGAAAAGCTCCAAGGTGAAATGTCCCTCATCACAAAGCTGTGGGTCGAGACTTCGACCTTCAGAAAGCAGAGTCAGAGAGCGATTTCTGTTAAAACTGAAGTTTAAAAAGACTAGCAGGAAAAAGTATGAGGTGGTGAAGTCCTTATCTAGATGTGCAGAGAGGTCATCAATGTTTGCCTGTTGGTTTTGTGGTCGACTCTTCAACAACCAAGAGGAGTGGATAGGCCACGGCCAACGGCATCTCATGGAGGCAACCAGAGACTGGAATAAGCCATTTTAA